The Schistocerca gregaria isolate iqSchGreg1 chromosome X, iqSchGreg1.2, whole genome shotgun sequence nucleotide sequence ACTTCAGAGTTAGAGAAACTTGTTTCCAGTTCCTACATtaaatagcacacaacaataacaaaagctgaaatgcttttgAATGTTTTAGTCACATTACTGAACCTACAATGAAGTTTCTGTATTgttgagctttcatgtggagccttTGGAGTAGTTACGAactgtaatttgtgtgtgtgtgtgtgtgtgtgtgtgtgtgtgtgtgtgtgtgtgtggggggggggggggggaaggggggggggggaagggggggggggaacatgcCTAGTAATAAAGAATGGAATTTTCTGTCATACCGGTAAAATTCTGCAATTGCCTGCAATTCCAAAGTACCACCAGCTTCATTCACATTTCGAATTTTTTTCACATAGTCATCAAACGAACCGTCTAcaaactgtaaaaagaaaaagaagagaagtgTGATTGTCAGCACcatagagaaagagagaaagagagaattttCCATCAACGTACCTTACTGAATTTCATCCTTTGTCTTAACATATAATCCGTACAATGTTTACGGACTATTTTATGAGCAGCCTGTGTgaagaaaatctgaaaaataaaaaaaaaaatgtgtaaaccaTCTTATTTAAGAAAGCAAAAGTATAAGTAAAACTATCTTATTTGAAGAAAGCAAAAGTGAACTTTTATAGGCTGATCAATTGCTTAAGCAATTACAGTGCCTAATATTACAAGAGAAGACCACTTTCTTTTCTAAATTCTAGGAAAGGCCTAGTTCTCACTTGATTCAATTTACAAAGAATGAATGAGAATTCACTggggtagtgttgttgttgttgttgtggtggtggtggtggtggtggtggtggtataagCAGCAGCTCACCAACCCTTTTTTGTTTAGGTTGTGGTTATTAGTAACCTTCTTACAATACTGGAACACAAATGTGATTGCAAATCATCAAACTTCTGAAACTGAAACCACAAACTCTCCATTTAAAGCCCATTAACTTCTAAACTAGTCACATCCAAATACACATTTAGACAAAACCCAAAACTGAATATGTACTTATTGTGAAAGATTATCTGTTTTATGGTGTTCCACAGCCTGATAAGTTACCTTAATAAATATGAAAGTATGCATTTAgtgagtggaacaaaatcttccttCCTAAGCAGTTTTCTTGAGAATATTAATTGATACACTTAAGACATCTTAGAAAATTTTTCTAATGATAATATTGGATCCAAATCTGAGGCAAAAGCTGATTATCTCAGCTCACTCCTACACTAACACCACTATTCAGTGCTGGGAAACTAACATTTAAGAAGGCATTATACTATTAAAAACATAGATTGAGGCGTCTTTGTAGGTGCATGCCCTGTTACAACATGGGCACAGGAACGATTCCATTCACAGCAAGAGAGAGGGACACATGCTACTCTTGTCAATAAGCTGccggtgcagtgcagtgcagtgcagtgcagatgcAGGTACAGATTAAGTTCACCTGTATGGCTGACCAGTTGGCAGTGGGTTTGTTTATCAAATCCAGGTAGGTGAGTTGGTGATCTGCCTAAGTGCGGCTGAAGCATAAACATGTCCTCTAAAGGGTAGACTGACAACCTAACATTACTGACAAGGTTTACTGTAACGAACATATATCCCTTACTGGATTTTAACATTTACAATGAACAGCTTAAGAATGTGCAAGCATGTGTATTTTATTTACCTCACAAAATTTGCAATCATAATGATGAATTCTAACTATGAGAAAACTTTACATTAAGGAAAAAGTATAATTCATCAAACCAACATGGTTATAAAGTCCTTCACTGTATATTATGAAAGCATATTTTTGCTTTGTTTACAGAGTTAGACTGAAGCATTTGAAAGTATCTGAAATGTCTGCACATTTTGTTGTTGCTCTGATGAAATCGATTCCCTGGCTAAGCTGGATGCACTGGGAGTTGCAATTTGTGAGGTATATAGGGAAGCAGTTTCTGCAGTATACTGATTTGCAACATACAAGGACTAGCTGGCAGATAATGAAGAAACAGACATTAGATGTAAAGTTTCCAGTTCAATTTTTAAATCAGAAAGCACTTTACAGATATACATTTCTGCTAGAGACTGAAGACTTGGTGCTAAGGTTAGAACGTGTTTCAGAAATATCTCCTCCAAAGAAAGGAAGGTGATCACCATTGATGAAAATGATTCCCTGAGTGCAGCAGGGTAAGGGAATCGTCATTTATAGGGTCTACCTCATCAGTTACCCTGAGCTTGAGTTTTAGACATCCCTATGAACATGCAGCACTGTTTTTCATAGCAGCTTTTCTAAAACCTTGAACTGTTGTCATGGAACGTATAAGGTCCGATTCctttgctttcctccctctgctacATCGGACCACTTACACGTAAGGCAAATACAGGGGATGCTATACTAGTGGTGATCAGATTAGCACCGACACTTCGAATTATTGCTACTGGGGACAATTACTCCACCTTGAAAATCCAGTTCAAGGTATCTACTGCATAAAGCTATCCTCGCCCCAGAATTTTGTGAATGACGATTAATTTGATGTAACATAAGATTTTTAAGTGAAGTTTCTTTCACTGTTTAGGGAATTTGGCAGGCAAACAAGTGGTTCTACTGTACTCTGACAACTGCGGAGGCAGCTATTTCAATTATGAACACTATTTCCATGTTCTTTTATTTGCTCATGTTGATGCAAACTATTTGTGAATTGAAGCAGCTCATAAATGAACCATTACAGCTTTCGCACATCAGATCCTCACAATCAGTCTTCTACAACATGTATGTGTCTGAGGTATGAATGAAAgctttttattttaagtttttagGACAGCTACAATTCACTATCAATTTTAATAGACCAGTTTCACACAATTTAACAATAGCTTTGTCAGAAACTGTGGAATTTACTAATTTGGACAGCAAATTCCACGATTTATGCTTATGCTTTTGTTAAATTGAGTGAAATTGGTAACAATAATATTGCAACTCGTGGCTGTCCTATGAACTTTATTTCAACAGTCACTGTTTCCTCCACGAGCAATGGCTGCTCTGTCTTTTTGtccaaatttaattttgttgtttccagGTTGATGTTACTTGTGAGGAACTGTACACAGTCACTTCATTTCACTCTGTCTTTACAAATTGTAGAATTTACCAGCTAGAAAAAATGAAATGCATGACAATACTTTTCAAATTCTGTGTGTTTATCATTAGGCCACTCAGCCAAAGGGCTCATAAAATGTTTTTGACAATAATTTAAATAGTGAGCCTTAGTAAAAGAAAGCACAAAATGGACAGAACCACGGGAGGGTCACAATGCTGTACACGTCTCCATCTTAGATGGGGACACTCCTGTGCCTGTAACTGCACCtccacctctacctctacctctacctctacctgtgCACGGTGATCTGTGTGCACAACCTAGAGACGTGTGACTTCACACAGGTGTGTGCGCCTCCTTCCTTCTTTGTGCAACAGCTGCATGCACCTAGTCTACATGGAAAATTGCACAGATGTAGACACCTTTAGGGAATCAGAGCAGACAAAATTATTCTGTCAGCTGCACCTCTATCTGTTTCAGTGCCTGTAAGATAACAGAGCTCTACACTGCAGAATGTAGATTTGTCAGTACATCTAATCCAATATACTGCTGGGTATACTTCTTAGTAGATGACAGTATGGACCTGCTTAGATACGTCACTGTAAATGACCAATTTTGAGGCTAATCTAAAAAATTGAGAAGAATTTGTTTAAAGTCAGGCATATAAGATTTCTTGTACTTTATTAAATTTAAaacctgtggtgtcaccaccacacaccacacttgctaggtggtagcctttaaatcggccgcggtccggtagtatacgtcggacccacgtgtcgccactatcagtgattgcagaccgagcgccgccacacggcaggtctagagagacttcctagcacttgtccCAGTTGTGCatctgactttgctagcgatggttcattgacaaattacgctctcatttgccgagacgatagttagcatagccttcagctatgttatttgctacgacctagcaaggcgccagtatccgtactattgatattgtgaatcatgtaccataaagagcaacgttcgtcattaatggattcaagttaagtattccaccagctacgtccgtttttctcaattctaattcccttgtcatgttccagacctcacgccagcctgtgtgaactgagacgcgtgcatttcggcctcctttagcaatatggtgttggctctcctgccaaccacaacaaaaacagcctTGGCCACACAACTAACTAGGGACAGTAAGAGGGAGAACCTTGTCTGAATAGGTTAGTTGAGGAAAACCATACAATACAGCCATTGCCCAGCCATCACACGACAGAGCAATGTCTTTAGTGCCCATGCAAAAACAGATAGACGAGTGTCAGTAAAATGCACAAAACAGGAATACAAAACAGCacttaaaacacaggtaacaaaagCTAAAAAATTATGCGCTTACCTGTACAGAAACACAGAACAAAGTATTACGTCAGTAGTACAACATTAACGATACAGGAGGAAAGTGGTataaggagctaaaacaatatagcagatggacaaCAAAGGAGAAGCTAGACACATTGCAGTGCActtaaacctccagcctaaaagtttaggccagagtccataCACATGTCAAAACTTTAAAACCTTAGTCACACTCATCTCATCATCAGCTAACAGAGGGCACATCCCCACCAATGATATAAAATGCACTCCATTAAAATATCGTGGATAGATATGTGCACGCCACAATCATCACAACACAGGGGATCCTCTCGTCATAGTAAAAATCAATGTGTGAGATGGCAGCGTTCAAATCTAAGACTAGCGAGGGTCACTTCATCCCacctgagcaactggcaggaggaacaccacagcCGTGTAGTTGACTTCACCTACCACAGCTTATTGGCTGTTACCACCAGCCATTCCTCATCCCACAACTGCATGCACTTcctgtgtagtgcagaaatgacagcctgcaagggaataggacattcAGCTGCATCTTGTCCTCTACAGGCCTCCTTGACAGCCTGGTCAGCCTGTTCGTTTCCCTATATCTCTACatgacctggcacccagcagaatgacTCCCGCTTACCCTGCcaatggagcaagtacagttggtcacatATCAGCCAGACCAGTTCCTCAGCTGGATACAGGTTCTGTAACGATTGTAAGGCACTCATGGAATCAGAGCAAATGAGAAAGCATTTGCCCGGAATACAACGCATTTGCTCCAGAGCCTTCAGGATTGTGTGGAGCTCCGCTGAGAAAATAGTATACTCGTCAGGAAGGCGAAACCTTGTGACCTGGTCGGGGAACACGACAGAGCAGCCAAAGGAATTcccttgtttggagccatcagtgtacactactATTAAACTGTGATGCATATCTAAAATGTAAAAAAACAGATATTGAAATGTAAAATCTGAAGTCTGAAATAAGTCTGGGCCTTCAGAGATACCAAGGTGGAAATCATTCCCACTGCGATTTAAAACATGAAAACCGGACATACCGATCTCTAGAAGGCAATCCTGTGTACAAATACCATAGGGCCTAATTGCCTGTTACTTGTTACGAAAAAGtctttccagtggaggctgagaAACTGGTACAGTAGGCAGGTGTATATGGTGTGGACAGTGTTCTATACGCCTGGCACACCGTAAGCAGCCGTTGCCAGATGTGAAGTAGCGGTTCACcaacctctgcacagaggcttggtatggggcttgttctgaatgccccagtggccaactgaATCCCTTCATGGTACACCACGTCAAACATCTTTAAATAAGAGTGTCTCACCAACCCATACACCGTGCAGCCATAATTGAGCTGAGATCACACtaaagccacagtacatggggagcagacaggacttgtctgctccagttttatgggGCAAAGACATTTTAGAATACTTAAAGCCGTAAGTGACCTTTTCTTTACATGTCCTTAAGATGTGGTAACCGCGTAAGCTTAGCGTGAaatatgaggcccagaaacttcactgtATCTTTAAAATTAGGACAGTGtctctcatcctcaactcaggaaagtttaaaatggaacgagaatggttaaaaagaacatATACAGACTTCTCCATGGAAAATTTAAAACTGCTCGTTTGCACCCATTCATCCAAATGTCGAAGAGTTGGTTGCAACTGATATTTTGTCGTTGTGAGGCTTTAAGAAGAGCAAAAAacagagaagtcatccacaaacaaagaacactggacaggacttttcactatggatgtAATGCTATTAATGACTATGACAAAGACAGCCATACTTAAGAAGCTATCTTGAGTGACACCATTCTCCAGCTCAGAGTTATCAGACAGGAATTCAATGAAATGGTATATAAAATATCATGGTGAGAGGAAGGACAGAATAAAAATGGAAAGACAACCATGAAACCTCCATTTGTAAAGCTTCTCCAGGATAAAATGCCTCCAAATAGTACCATAGGCCTAGCCCACCCAGCTAGCCGTGCAGTGTAACGCACTGCTTCCCAAGCTGGAAGGCGTGCCGGTACCCGGCACAAATCTGCATCGCAGATTAGTGTTGAGGTCTGCtgtaccggccagcctgtggatggtttttaaggtggtttttgaTTTGCCAcagtgaatgtgggctggttcccttattccaCCTCGATTACATTATGTCagcaattgctgtgcaaacactgtctccatgtacgcgtacaccgtaattagtCTACCATGCAAActttgaggttacactcgtctggaatgagaggttcccaggggggagagggagggggagggccaCTGGGGGCTGAagtgcacagtaaccctgggttcggtgtatgGTGGTGGTAGGGTGAGTGGACTGCAGTAGCCTgtcgtgtaccactgagggctgca carries:
- the LOC126298298 gene encoding OTU domain-containing protein 5-B-like, producing the protein MARRKFCAKNSDPMDQWLESHGFYRKHTARDGSCLFRAVSEQIFFTQAAHKIVRKHCTDYMLRQRMKFSKFVDGSFDDYVKKIRNVNEAGGTLELQAIAEFYRVLVVVVGMFKGD